One genomic region from Ornithinicoccus hortensis encodes:
- a CDS encoding AIM24 family protein gives MTIYGSLFQQFEENQSADPFVLQNKKMLKVSMAYGQVWAKAGSMVAYQGDVRFENKGSGGLNRIVKSAVTGEGVRLMSCNGQGEMFLADAAADIQILYLDNDLVSVNGNSVLAFSGSINWDIRRVQAKGGMMAGGLYNVELSGTGYVAVTTDGEPVALDVASAPTFADAQAVVLWTSGVRMDVKIDTGGFKSLVRGGSGETIQMAFGGQGHVLVQPSEGVVTGGHQQGSSSGSGLGDLFGN, from the coding sequence GAGAACCAGTCCGCGGACCCGTTCGTCCTACAGAACAAGAAGATGCTCAAGGTGTCCATGGCCTACGGCCAGGTCTGGGCCAAGGCCGGCTCGATGGTCGCCTACCAGGGGGATGTCCGGTTCGAGAACAAGGGCTCGGGAGGGCTCAACCGGATCGTGAAGTCCGCGGTCACCGGTGAGGGCGTCCGGCTGATGAGTTGCAACGGGCAGGGGGAGATGTTCCTCGCCGACGCGGCCGCCGACATCCAGATCCTCTACCTGGACAACGACCTGGTCTCGGTGAACGGCAACAGCGTGCTGGCCTTCTCGGGCTCGATCAACTGGGACATCCGCCGGGTGCAGGCCAAGGGCGGGATGATGGCCGGCGGGCTCTACAACGTCGAGCTCAGCGGGACCGGGTACGTGGCCGTGACCACCGACGGGGAGCCGGTCGCGCTCGACGTGGCGAGCGCGCCGACGTTCGCCGACGCACAGGCGGTCGTGCTGTGGACCTCGGGGGTGCGGATGGACGTCAAGATCGACACCGGCGGGTTCAAGTCGTTGGTGCGCGGCGGCTCGGGGGAGACCATCCAGATGGCCTTCGGGGGGCAGGGGCACGTCCTGGTCCAGCCGTCCGAGGGGGTCGTGACCGGTGGGCACCAGCAGGGTTCCTCGTCCGGATCCGGCCTGGGTGACCTGTTCGGCAACTGA
- a CDS encoding aminotransferase class V-fold PLP-dependent enzyme — MPSVTAAPQLTDARPGEVADQAARSWDRVPGYLNAATLGLPPCAVVTAMQEAVAEWAAGTACPTRYDASVNAARESYARLVGVSPDRVATGAQTSVFAGMVAASLSDGAEVVAIQDDFTSVLFPFLVQQQADRGVTVRLVPREGLADAVAETTDLVVFSLAQSACGRLVDVAAVTEAARRHGARTFCDTTQAAGWMPVEADLFDLTVCSAYKWLCQPRGTAYLTIRPELTESLRPVSAGWYAGESIWDSTYGPGMQLAGDARRFDVSPAWLSWVGAQAAGEVFAQLSMEAVRAHVGGLADQVRETLGQEPCGRPVLALPDPDGALAGRLTGAGATVASRGGGVRIAFHLWNTQEDVDLVLRTLAG; from the coding sequence ATGCCGTCCGTCACCGCCGCACCGCAGCTCACCGATGCCCGTCCCGGGGAGGTGGCCGACCAGGCCGCCCGTTCCTGGGACCGGGTGCCCGGCTACCTGAACGCCGCCACCCTGGGCCTTCCCCCGTGCGCTGTGGTCACGGCCATGCAGGAGGCGGTGGCCGAGTGGGCGGCCGGGACGGCCTGTCCGACCAGGTACGACGCCTCCGTGAACGCCGCCCGCGAGAGCTACGCCCGACTGGTCGGGGTGTCCCCCGACCGGGTGGCCACCGGGGCGCAGACCTCCGTCTTCGCCGGGATGGTGGCGGCCTCGCTGTCCGACGGGGCCGAGGTCGTGGCGATCCAGGACGACTTCACCTCCGTCCTCTTTCCGTTCCTGGTCCAGCAGCAGGCCGACCGGGGCGTCACCGTGCGGCTCGTGCCGCGCGAGGGGCTGGCCGACGCGGTGGCCGAGACCACCGACCTGGTCGTGTTCAGCCTGGCGCAGAGTGCCTGCGGCCGGTTGGTGGACGTCGCGGCGGTGACCGAGGCCGCCCGACGGCACGGCGCGCGCACGTTCTGCGACACCACCCAGGCCGCGGGGTGGATGCCGGTCGAGGCGGACCTGTTCGACCTCACCGTCTGCTCGGCATACAAGTGGCTGTGCCAGCCCCGCGGGACGGCCTACCTGACGATCCGGCCCGAGCTGACCGAGTCCCTCCGGCCGGTCAGCGCCGGCTGGTATGCGGGCGAGTCGATCTGGGACTCGACCTACGGTCCCGGGATGCAGCTGGCCGGCGACGCCCGCCGGTTCGACGTCTCGCCCGCCTGGCTCAGCTGGGTGGGTGCCCAGGCCGCCGGGGAGGTCTTTGCGCAGTTGTCCATGGAGGCGGTGCGCGCCCACGTCGGGGGCCTGGCCGACCAGGTCCGCGAGACGTTGGGGCAGGAGCCGTGCGGACGGCCGGTGCTGGCGCTGCCGGACCCGGACGGGGCGCTGGCCGGGCGGCTCACCGGGGCGGGCGCGACCGTGGCCTCCCGGGGTGGCGGGGTCCGGATCGCCTTCCACCTGTGGAACACCCAGGAGGACGTGGACCTCGTGCTCCGGACGCTCGCCGGCTGA
- a CDS encoding patatin-like phospholipase family protein: MLQFHAPTGDPVAAQLHAARATAHHGPAATGPRHGTALCLSGGGFRASLFHLGAVRRLDELGVLGRLRTVSAVSGGAIVANLLTDPRLEWPDPLGPSGRVGGLEEFVVDPLRRLTSRNVRTPALLARLRPRRGGTAATTQAVAAELLGAVPWWDRDLRDVRRAGPAVLTSATEVGYGVTWSFADARSSAPHGRVGDHRLGYAAPPPGLRVVDAVTASLAYPPIFEPLVLDGAALGLVGGVPDPDEEPLVHELIGTRIELVDGGVVDNLALEQVWADHEAVLVSDGGAVSRGRGPGSVLGRWWHLMSIASSGGHTTRLRWLRACFSQGLLHGATWSLESPNAVATAVPEHRPTGDARHYPPGTVAVINRVRTDLDAFDPAEQMVLERHGYLVCDDSMRRYAPHLVSRPAPVRPPHESVEDPAWAAELLAGSDRITPWGRSTPEPSAG; this comes from the coding sequence GTGCTCCAGTTCCACGCCCCGACCGGTGACCCGGTCGCCGCGCAGCTCCACGCGGCGCGGGCCACCGCGCACCACGGGCCGGCCGCCACCGGCCCCCGGCACGGCACCGCGCTCTGCCTGTCCGGGGGAGGGTTCCGGGCCTCGCTCTTCCACCTCGGCGCGGTCCGCCGACTCGACGAGCTGGGGGTGCTCGGCCGGTTGCGCACGGTCAGTGCCGTCTCGGGAGGCGCCATCGTCGCCAACCTGCTCACCGACCCACGGCTGGAGTGGCCCGACCCGCTCGGCCCCTCGGGTCGGGTCGGCGGCCTGGAGGAGTTCGTCGTCGATCCGCTGCGCCGGCTGACATCGCGCAACGTGCGCACCCCGGCGCTGCTGGCCAGGCTCCGTCCCCGGAGGGGCGGCACGGCCGCCACGACCCAGGCGGTGGCCGCCGAGCTCCTGGGTGCCGTGCCCTGGTGGGACCGGGACCTGCGCGATGTCCGGCGGGCGGGGCCGGCCGTGCTCACCAGTGCGACCGAGGTCGGCTACGGCGTGACGTGGTCGTTCGCGGACGCCCGCAGCAGCGCGCCACACGGTCGGGTCGGTGACCACCGGCTGGGGTATGCCGCGCCGCCGCCTGGCCTGCGGGTCGTGGACGCCGTGACCGCCTCGCTCGCCTACCCGCCGATCTTCGAGCCGCTCGTCCTCGACGGGGCGGCGCTCGGACTGGTGGGTGGTGTCCCCGACCCGGACGAGGAGCCGCTCGTCCACGAGCTGATCGGGACGCGGATCGAGCTGGTCGACGGGGGAGTGGTGGACAACCTGGCCCTCGAGCAGGTCTGGGCCGACCACGAGGCGGTCCTGGTCAGCGACGGGGGAGCGGTGTCCCGCGGCCGGGGCCCGGGGTCGGTCCTCGGCCGGTGGTGGCACCTGATGTCGATCGCCTCCTCGGGTGGGCACACCACCCGGCTCCGGTGGTTGCGCGCGTGCTTCTCGCAGGGGCTGCTCCACGGGGCGACCTGGTCGCTGGAGTCCCCCAACGCGGTGGCCACTGCCGTCCCGGAGCACCGTCCTACCGGGGACGCCCGCCACTACCCGCCGGGGACGGTCGCCGTGATCAACCGGGTGCGGACGGACCTGGATGCCTTCGATCCGGCCGAGCAGATGGTCCTGGAGCGGCACGGATACCTGGTCTGCGACGACTCGATGCGCCGCTACGCACCCCACCTGGTCTCCCGCCCCGCGCCGGTGCGGCCGCCCCACGAGTCCGTCGAGGACCCGGCCTGGGCGGCCGAGTTGCTGGCCGGGTCCGACCGGATCACGCCGTGGGGGCGTTCGACGCCCGAGCCCAGCGCCGGGTGA
- a CDS encoding Sir2 family NAD-dependent protein deacetylase — translation MDPSQTLPGRTPVDEVAYARLREVVSGGGVVVLAGAGMSTASGIPDYRGPDGQRRVQPMQHDEFLASPENRRRYWARSYAGWRRFQAASPNESHRAVAQLERLGLVSGVITQNVDGLHHEAGSRRVLELHGNLARVCCLNCGEVYSREVVHDWLTEANPGFRVETQEVRPDGDVVIPEDDIARFHLARCVVCGSDQLKPDVVFFGGSVAKPLVEQAFAMVDHARSLLVLGSSLRVMSGYRFVRRAARLGIPVTVVTRGDTRAQEEVSLRVDALLGDVLPRLVADLA, via the coding sequence GTGGACCCCTCGCAGACGCTGCCCGGCCGGACCCCGGTGGACGAGGTCGCCTATGCGCGGTTGCGCGAGGTCGTGTCGGGCGGCGGTGTCGTGGTGTTGGCCGGCGCCGGGATGTCGACGGCCTCCGGGATCCCCGACTACCGCGGTCCGGACGGCCAGCGCCGGGTGCAGCCCATGCAGCATGACGAGTTCCTCGCCTCCCCGGAGAACCGGCGCCGGTACTGGGCCCGCAGCTACGCCGGCTGGCGCCGCTTCCAGGCAGCCAGCCCGAACGAGTCCCACCGTGCCGTCGCGCAGCTCGAACGGCTCGGTCTCGTCTCCGGCGTGATCACCCAGAACGTGGACGGGCTGCACCACGAGGCCGGCTCCCGCCGGGTCCTGGAGCTGCACGGCAACCTGGCCCGGGTCTGCTGCCTGAACTGCGGGGAGGTGTACTCCCGGGAGGTGGTCCACGACTGGCTGACCGAGGCGAACCCCGGGTTCCGCGTCGAGACCCAGGAGGTGCGACCGGACGGCGACGTCGTGATCCCGGAGGACGACATCGCCCGGTTCCATCTCGCCCGCTGCGTCGTGTGCGGTTCGGACCAACTCAAGCCCGACGTCGTGTTCTTCGGCGGGTCGGTGGCCAAGCCGTTGGTGGAGCAGGCGTTCGCGATGGTCGACCACGCGCGCTCCCTGCTGGTGCTGGGGTCCTCCCTCCGGGTGATGAGCGGCTACCGGTTCGTCCGGCGGGCGGCGCGTCTGGGGATCCCGGTGACGGTCGTGACCCGGGGTGACACCCGGGCGCAGGAGGAGGTCAGCCTGCGCGTCGACGCGCTGCTCGGCGACGTCCTGCCCAGGCTCGTCGCGGACCTCGCCTGA
- the lexA gene encoding transcriptional repressor LexA, producing MGKIHEFPERDEERPALTARQRKVLDMIRESVDTRGYPPSLREIGDVVGLTSPSSVAHQLKMLERKGYLRRDPNRPRAIEIVVPGADGQATGYRRPVGAGAAPSGTGEHPVTDVGDETGIGDARPEASYVPLVGRIAAGGPILAEEAVEDVFPLPKQLVGDGELFLLNVVGDSMIDAAICNGDWVVVQRQQSADNGDIVAALLDDEATVKTLNRKDGKVWLMPHNEAYDPIDGDHAVILGKVTAVLRRI from the coding sequence ATGGGCAAGATCCACGAGTTCCCGGAGCGGGACGAGGAGCGTCCCGCGCTGACCGCGCGACAGCGCAAGGTACTGGACATGATCCGCGAGTCGGTCGACACCCGGGGCTACCCACCCAGCCTGCGGGAGATCGGCGACGTCGTCGGCCTCACGTCCCCCTCCTCCGTCGCGCACCAGCTGAAGATGCTGGAGCGCAAGGGCTACCTGCGCCGCGACCCCAACCGCCCGCGCGCGATCGAGATCGTCGTCCCGGGCGCCGACGGCCAGGCCACCGGATACCGTCGCCCCGTCGGCGCCGGCGCGGCCCCCTCGGGCACGGGGGAGCACCCCGTCACGGACGTCGGCGACGAGACCGGCATCGGGGACGCGCGGCCCGAGGCGAGCTACGTGCCGCTGGTCGGCCGGATCGCCGCCGGCGGTCCGATCCTGGCCGAGGAAGCCGTGGAGGACGTCTTCCCGCTGCCCAAGCAGCTGGTGGGTGATGGCGAACTGTTCCTGCTCAACGTGGTCGGCGACTCGATGATCGACGCCGCGATCTGCAACGGGGACTGGGTCGTCGTGCAGCGGCAGCAGAGCGCCGACAACGGCGACATCGTCGCGGCGCTGCTCGACGACGAGGCGACCGTCAAGACGCTGAATCGCAAGGACGGCAAGGTGTGGTTGATGCCGCACAACGAGGCCTACGACCCGATCGACGGCGACCACGCCGTGATCCTCGGCAAGGTCACGGCGGTGCTGCGCCGCATCTGA
- a CDS encoding LysM peptidoglycan-binding domain-containing protein: MSAAPVLHDLAEAPERRAPRGGRGHLRLVHEGELAQGHAPVAPLSERDPKVSRPRLRVLAAPEVPAAAVRVAPARVAPARGRITRRGRLVLTGTVTLLLAVTVAAVIGSVLPAGASSVETVVVQPGQTLSEIAATQLPDLSVNSAIVQIQLANDMNSLQVQAGQVLEIPGN; the protein is encoded by the coding sequence ATGAGCGCAGCACCCGTACTGCACGACCTGGCCGAGGCCCCGGAGCGCAGGGCCCCCCGGGGCGGCCGCGGACACCTGCGGCTGGTCCACGAGGGGGAGTTGGCGCAGGGGCATGCGCCGGTCGCGCCGCTCTCGGAGCGCGATCCGAAGGTCAGCCGTCCGCGGCTGCGCGTGCTCGCCGCCCCCGAGGTTCCGGCGGCTGCGGTCCGCGTAGCCCCTGCCCGCGTGGCCCCGGCCCGCGGGCGGATCACCCGTCGCGGTCGGCTGGTCCTGACCGGCACGGTGACGCTCCTGCTGGCGGTGACCGTGGCCGCGGTCATCGGATCGGTGCTCCCGGCGGGGGCCTCCTCGGTCGAGACCGTCGTGGTCCAGCCCGGGCAGACCCTGTCCGAGATCGCCGCGACACAGCTGCCCGACCTCTCGGTGAACTCCGCGATCGTGCAGATCCAGTTGGCCAACGACATGAACAGCCTGCAGGTGCAGGCCGGCCAGGTCCTGGAGATCCCGGGCAACTGA
- a CDS encoding glycoside hydrolase family 65 protein has product MTHLKYPSPHLPPAPVDPLDRTRFPVDKWALTETAYDTTDLGQTETLFAVGNGYLGMRGNPEEGRDTHTHGTYVNGFHETWRIEHAEDAFGLARVGQTIVNVPDPKTIKLYIGDEPLLLSDADLDGYSRTLDFRDGTLRREVIWATSAGIRVRIRSSRMVSFTERHVAQLQLEVELLDGDAPVVISSQLLNRQDGSDEYHVSSAAMGEGLDPRKAEQFSRRVLDPQASEVRDDRMLLGYRCHGSRMTIAVAAEHHLETECEYSEEITAEEDLAKHVYSLAGRQGQPITLTKTVAVHTSKGVPVRELADRCWRTLDRVVPAGPEALLADQRAWLDAFWERSDVQLTGQPALQQAIRWNLFQLAQASARADNVGVPAKGVSGSGYGGHYFWDTEIYVLPFLTYTTPQAARNALQFRHRMLGAARNRAHELAQEGALFPWRTINGLEASAYFAAGTAQYHIDADIAFALDKYVRATGDRGYLLNEGLDILVETARMWADLGFWQGNGTKAFHIHGVTGPDEYTTVVNNNLFTNVMARHNLETAVSAITELAEVDPEGHARAVARLSLDPGEVEEWAAAARGMHIPYDAEVGVHPQDSHFLEREVWDLETTPADKRPLLLHYHPLVIYRFQVLKQADVVLAMYLSGHHFTPEEKRANFEYYDPITTGDSTLSAVVQSIMAAEVGYADLALRYFYAGLFVDLNDRHGNTTDGVHVASTGGVWSALVGGFGGMRDSHGQLGFDPRLPAEWPELSWTMAWLGSRLRITVRQDEIVLRVEDGETVEVSVRGEHHTVGSEQVSVPLDGQGPLLTTPTKTS; this is encoded by the coding sequence ATGACGCACCTGAAGTACCCCTCCCCCCACCTGCCTCCGGCCCCCGTCGACCCGCTGGACCGGACCCGCTTCCCGGTCGATAAGTGGGCACTGACGGAGACCGCATACGACACCACCGACCTGGGACAGACCGAGACGCTGTTCGCCGTCGGCAACGGCTACCTCGGCATGCGCGGCAACCCCGAGGAGGGCCGCGACACCCACACCCACGGCACCTACGTCAACGGCTTCCACGAGACCTGGCGGATCGAGCACGCCGAGGACGCCTTCGGCCTGGCCCGGGTCGGCCAGACCATCGTCAACGTGCCGGACCCGAAGACGATCAAGCTCTACATCGGCGACGAGCCGCTGCTGCTCTCCGACGCGGACCTGGACGGCTACTCCCGCACGCTGGACTTCCGCGACGGGACGCTGCGCCGCGAGGTGATCTGGGCGACCAGCGCGGGCATCCGGGTCCGGATCAGGTCGTCCCGGATGGTCAGCTTCACCGAGCGGCACGTCGCCCAGCTGCAGCTGGAGGTGGAGCTGCTGGACGGGGACGCCCCGGTCGTGATCTCCTCCCAGCTGCTGAACCGGCAGGACGGGTCGGACGAGTACCACGTCAGCTCGGCAGCCATGGGCGAGGGGCTGGACCCGCGCAAGGCCGAACAGTTCTCCCGCCGCGTGCTCGACCCGCAGGCCAGCGAGGTCCGGGACGACCGGATGCTGCTGGGCTACCGGTGCCACGGGTCCCGGATGACCATCGCGGTGGCCGCCGAGCACCACCTGGAGACCGAGTGCGAGTACAGCGAGGAGATCACCGCCGAGGAGGACCTCGCCAAGCACGTCTACTCCCTCGCCGGTCGGCAGGGCCAACCCATCACGCTGACCAAGACGGTCGCGGTCCACACCTCCAAGGGGGTGCCGGTACGCGAACTCGCCGACCGCTGCTGGCGGACCCTGGACCGGGTCGTCCCCGCGGGCCCGGAGGCGCTGCTGGCCGACCAGCGGGCCTGGCTGGATGCCTTCTGGGAACGGTCCGACGTGCAGCTGACCGGGCAGCCGGCCCTGCAACAGGCGATCCGGTGGAACCTGTTCCAGCTCGCCCAGGCCTCGGCCCGCGCGGACAACGTCGGCGTGCCGGCCAAGGGGGTCTCCGGGTCCGGCTACGGCGGCCACTACTTCTGGGACACCGAGATCTACGTGCTGCCCTTCCTGACCTACACCACGCCGCAGGCAGCGCGCAACGCCCTCCAGTTCCGGCACCGGATGCTGGGCGCGGCGCGCAACCGCGCCCACGAGCTCGCCCAGGAGGGCGCGCTGTTCCCGTGGCGCACGATCAACGGTTTGGAGGCCTCCGCCTACTTCGCGGCGGGCACCGCGCAGTATCACATCGACGCCGACATCGCCTTCGCCCTCGACAAGTACGTCCGGGCCACCGGCGACCGCGGCTACCTGCTGAATGAGGGGCTGGACATCCTGGTCGAGACCGCCCGGATGTGGGCCGACCTCGGCTTCTGGCAGGGCAACGGGACCAAGGCGTTCCACATCCACGGGGTGACCGGACCGGACGAGTACACCACGGTCGTCAACAACAACCTGTTCACCAACGTGATGGCCCGGCACAACCTCGAGACGGCCGTGTCGGCGATCACCGAACTGGCCGAGGTCGACCCCGAGGGCCACGCCCGTGCGGTCGCCCGGCTCAGCCTGGACCCCGGGGAGGTGGAGGAGTGGGCGGCCGCTGCCCGGGGCATGCACATCCCGTACGACGCCGAGGTGGGCGTCCACCCCCAGGACTCGCACTTCCTCGAGCGCGAGGTCTGGGACCTGGAGACCACTCCCGCCGACAAGCGCCCCCTCCTGCTGCACTACCACCCGCTGGTGATCTACCGCTTCCAGGTGCTCAAGCAGGCCGACGTCGTGCTGGCCATGTACCTGTCCGGGCACCATTTCACCCCGGAGGAGAAGCGGGCCAACTTCGAGTACTACGACCCGATCACCACCGGGGACTCCACGCTGTCCGCGGTGGTGCAGTCCATCATGGCGGCCGAGGTCGGCTATGCCGACCTGGCGTTGCGCTACTTCTACGCAGGGCTGTTCGTCGACCTCAACGACCGGCACGGCAACACCACCGACGGCGTGCACGTGGCCTCGACCGGTGGCGTGTGGAGCGCCCTGGTGGGCGGGTTCGGCGGGATGCGGGACAGCCACGGGCAGCTCGGCTTCGACCCCCGGCTGCCCGCGGAGTGGCCCGAGCTCTCCTGGACGATGGCCTGGCTCGGGTCGCGCCTGCGGATCACCGTGCGGCAGGACGAGATCGTCCTCCGGGTCGAGGACGGCGAGACCGTCGAGGTCTCCGTGCGCGGCGAACACCACACCGTGGGTTCCGAACAGGTTTCCGTGCCCCTCGACGGCCAGGGCCCCCTCCTGACGACGCCGACGAAGACCTCCTGA
- a CDS encoding HAD family hydrolase, with protein sequence MQWDDYDAALFDLDGVLTPTAEVHMRAWSRMFTDFLADRGGQEPYTDEDYFAHVDGKPRYEGVATFLASRGIELPHGDPSDSPDELTVCGLGNRKNALFNEVLHTEGIEPYAGSVLLLDHLAECGVQVAVVSSSRNAGDVLRTAGLADRFTVVVDGLVATEHGLPGKPAPDTFTYAAGQLGVPTSLCVVLEDALSGVRAGAAGDFGLVVGVDRGAGSRALREAGAELVVADLAELIVASDPVDPDELGGEGGAG encoded by the coding sequence GTGCAGTGGGACGACTACGACGCAGCCCTGTTCGACCTCGATGGGGTGCTGACCCCCACGGCCGAGGTCCACATGCGGGCCTGGAGCCGGATGTTCACCGACTTCCTGGCCGACCGCGGTGGCCAGGAGCCGTACACCGACGAGGACTACTTCGCCCACGTCGACGGCAAGCCGCGGTACGAGGGGGTGGCCACCTTCCTGGCCTCCCGGGGGATCGAGTTGCCCCACGGGGATCCGTCGGACAGCCCCGACGAACTCACCGTCTGCGGGCTCGGCAACCGCAAGAACGCCCTGTTCAACGAGGTGCTCCACACCGAGGGGATCGAGCCGTATGCCGGCTCCGTCCTCCTGCTGGACCACCTCGCCGAGTGCGGGGTCCAGGTGGCCGTGGTCAGCTCCTCGCGCAACGCTGGCGACGTACTGCGGACGGCCGGGCTGGCCGACCGGTTCACCGTGGTGGTCGACGGGCTCGTGGCCACCGAGCACGGGCTGCCCGGCAAGCCGGCGCCGGACACCTTCACCTACGCCGCCGGCCAGCTGGGGGTGCCGACCTCCCTGTGCGTCGTCCTGGAGGACGCGCTGAGCGGGGTCCGGGCCGGGGCCGCCGGTGACTTCGGTCTGGTGGTCGGCGTGGACCGGGGGGCGGGGTCGAGGGCCCTCCGCGAGGCCGGGGCCGAGCTCGTCGTCGCGGACCTGGCCGAGCTCATCGTGGCCAGCGACCCGGTGGATCCGGACGAACTCGGCGGCGAGGGCGGTGCCGGATGA
- a CDS encoding S1C family serine protease, whose product MSTVNRTRRLAPALTLPIALALGACAGGAPETATPQLGSGGGTQVQTIGDGTDSTAGPDGDDADRTEGPDDGGGIARFDEAQPAVIQIIASGTLRDPEVGLTTTAGSGSGFLISEDGLAVTNNHVVTGAGTLEVYIGGDTSTSYNATVLGASECSDLALIRVDVDGAVPYLRWSDDEVVPGLDVYAAGFPLGDPEYTLTKGIVSKAKANGDITGSSSIAHTIEHDATIQPGNSGGPLISVDGEVVAVNFAGGALREGASNQFWAIAADLAQPMVESLGDGDVESLGINGWPVFDDQLAISGIWVAGVKAGSPAARAGLLPGDIVLTLNGMPMAQQGTYAEYCDVVRTSGHNTLSVEVLRWDTAQVLRGEINGDLELEPILSLAEEVGDEVAGGGGEDTPAPPDEEGVYETVVDDTGSIQVDVPVRWNDRETSSDNSPEGWPFIGASDDMAAFRAGWTHPGLVFYLRPYQGHERDILSHYTYEDVCAEQVTEEFSDAMYRGLYQIWSDCQDTDGLVVTLLASDHDQTYTAVMVTYVATEQDLEALDRAFASFSIF is encoded by the coding sequence ATGAGCACCGTGAACCGCACCAGGCGCCTCGCCCCCGCCCTCACCCTGCCGATCGCCCTGGCGCTCGGGGCCTGCGCGGGAGGCGCACCCGAGACCGCCACGCCGCAGCTCGGATCGGGTGGGGGGACGCAGGTGCAGACCATCGGGGACGGGACCGACTCCACCGCCGGGCCCGACGGGGACGACGCCGACCGCACCGAGGGACCGGACGACGGGGGCGGGATCGCCCGCTTCGACGAGGCGCAGCCGGCGGTCATCCAGATCATCGCCTCCGGCACCCTGCGCGACCCCGAGGTCGGGCTGACCACCACGGCCGGGTCCGGCAGCGGGTTCCTGATCAGCGAGGACGGGCTGGCGGTCACCAACAACCACGTCGTGACCGGGGCGGGCACCCTCGAGGTCTACATCGGCGGGGACACCAGCACCAGCTACAACGCCACGGTGCTCGGCGCCTCGGAGTGCAGCGACCTGGCCCTGATCAGGGTCGACGTCGACGGTGCCGTGCCCTACCTGCGGTGGTCGGACGACGAGGTGGTGCCGGGGCTGGACGTCTACGCCGCGGGCTTCCCGCTCGGCGACCCGGAGTACACGCTGACCAAGGGGATCGTTTCCAAGGCCAAGGCCAACGGCGACATCACCGGGTCCTCCTCGATCGCGCACACGATCGAGCACGACGCCACGATCCAGCCGGGCAACTCCGGCGGCCCCCTCATCTCGGTGGACGGCGAGGTCGTGGCGGTGAACTTCGCCGGAGGGGCGCTGCGCGAGGGTGCCTCGAACCAGTTCTGGGCGATCGCCGCCGACCTCGCCCAGCCGATGGTCGAGTCCCTGGGGGACGGGGACGTCGAGTCGCTGGGCATCAACGGCTGGCCGGTCTTCGACGACCAGCTGGCGATCAGCGGCATCTGGGTGGCCGGGGTGAAGGCCGGCTCTCCCGCCGCCCGGGCCGGCCTCCTGCCGGGGGACATCGTGCTCACCCTGAACGGGATGCCGATGGCCCAGCAGGGCACCTACGCCGAGTACTGCGACGTCGTGCGGACCAGCGGCCACAACACGCTGAGCGTGGAGGTGCTGCGCTGGGACACCGCCCAGGTGCTGCGCGGGGAGATCAACGGCGACCTCGAGCTGGAGCCGATCCTGTCCCTGGCGGAGGAGGTCGGGGACGAGGTCGCCGGCGGCGGGGGCGAGGACACCCCGGCCCCCCCGGACGAGGAGGGCGTCTACGAGACTGTCGTGGACGACACTGGGTCGATCCAGGTCGATGTCCCGGTCCGCTGGAACGACCGCGAGACCTCCTCGGACAACTCCCCGGAGGGGTGGCCCTTCATCGGGGCCTCCGACGACATGGCGGCCTTCCGCGCCGGTTGGACCCACCCCGGGCTCGTCTTCTACCTGCGGCCCTACCAGGGTCATGAGCGGGACATCCTGAGCCACTACACGTACGAGGACGTGTGCGCCGAGCAGGTCACCGAGGAGTTCTCCGATGCGATGTACCGGGGCCTCTACCAGATCTGGAGCGACTGCCAGGACACCGACGGTCTCGTCGTGACGCTGCTCGCCTCCGACCACGACCAGACCTACACGGCGGTGATGGTGACCTACGTGGCGACCGAGCAGGACCTGGAGGCGCTGGACCGCGCGTTCGCCAGCTTCAGCATCTTCTAG